From one Treponema denticola genomic stretch:
- a CDS encoding MFS transporter yields the protein MQIKKRTEKRNLFLIYFGTITSLIGDEIGSVAISIWVALQTDNPINFALVYSAAKFSRIVFSLFSGSIVDSFNKKKILYLSDSAQFVLNIFILFLILLNLDFKLKVFLFCFISVVQGFCLSIFKPSSRAILPEIINKENLKKANSVLEMSKSLISMLAVIFAAGLVMLLGCAVCVLINAITFFISALSEIFIRYDFKKKDEQKKAESKLKKIFDGYRYVLSEKELLRFALLASCLNFFCTPIFSNILTYQFKTVFMFNWQSAFSFINKFLKDEKSFLTLLSTIVFFGLGIGNILGSLASRKVSGKNIKFFALVLPAFSFLILGFYFWFLKENNFLFNIILLNSIISSSALLAGFSMGVFNVYVTSLYQKKVQPEFSGRFFAFNTVLIQISSPIGMLIGSSIAAIGIFYPVFLFAGGILFFSYIVYCRSL from the coding sequence ATGCAAATTAAAAAAAGAACGGAAAAGCGTAATTTATTTTTAATTTATTTCGGTACAATAACTTCGCTGATAGGCGATGAAATAGGAAGCGTAGCAATTTCAATCTGGGTTGCCCTTCAAACGGATAATCCTATAAATTTTGCCCTTGTTTATTCTGCAGCTAAATTTTCAAGAATTGTTTTTTCTCTTTTTTCGGGTTCAATCGTAGACAGCTTTAACAAAAAGAAGATTTTATACTTAAGCGACTCGGCTCAATTTGTTTTAAATATTTTTATTCTATTTTTGATTCTTTTAAATTTGGATTTTAAGTTAAAGGTATTTTTGTTTTGTTTTATAAGTGTTGTACAAGGTTTTTGCCTGTCCATCTTTAAACCTTCGAGCAGAGCAATTTTACCCGAAATAATAAATAAAGAAAATTTAAAAAAAGCTAATTCTGTTTTGGAAATGAGTAAGAGCTTAATTTCGATGCTGGCAGTCATCTTTGCGGCGGGGCTTGTGATGCTCTTAGGCTGTGCGGTCTGTGTTTTAATCAATGCCATAACTTTTTTTATATCAGCCCTATCCGAAATTTTTATCCGTTACGATTTTAAAAAGAAAGATGAGCAAAAAAAAGCGGAGTCAAAGTTAAAAAAAATCTTTGACGGATACCGCTATGTTTTAAGCGAAAAAGAACTTTTAAGATTTGCATTATTGGCTTCATGCTTAAATTTTTTTTGTACACCCATTTTTTCGAACATACTGACCTATCAATTTAAGACGGTTTTTATGTTTAATTGGCAGTCGGCTTTTTCTTTTATAAATAAATTTTTAAAAGATGAAAAATCTTTTTTAACTCTTCTTTCAACAATTGTTTTTTTCGGTTTAGGAATAGGGAACATACTGGGCAGCCTTGCTTCTCGAAAAGTTTCCGGTAAAAATATAAAATTTTTTGCTTTGGTTTTGCCGGCCTTTTCTTTTTTGATTTTAGGTTTTTACTTTTGGTTTTTAAAAGAAAACAACTTTTTATTTAATATAATCTTACTCAACAGTATTATCAGCTCATCCGCCCTACTTGCAGGTTTCAGCATGGGAGTTTTTAATGTCTATGTAACAAGCCTTTACCAAAAAAAAGTACAACCCGAATTCTCAGGAAGATTTTTTGCCTTTAATACGGTGCTGATTCAAATATCTTCTCCGATAGGAATGCTTATCGGCAGCAGTATCGCTGCAATAGGCATTTTTTATCCCGTCTTTCTTTTTGCCGGCGGCATTTTATTCTTTAGTTACATAGTCTATTGCCGCTCATTATAA
- the vapC gene encoding type II toxin-antitoxin system tRNA(fMet)-specific endonuclease VapC, whose product MYYLDTNICIYFINGKYQSLKNKILSIPPSKIRLPSIVKAELLLGAYKSSKKKENLKRLEVFFKEFEVEPFSDQTAYTYADIRSKLEKSRTLIGPNDLLIASIVLYNNGTLVTNNTKEFKRIKALKLENWVEE is encoded by the coding sequence ATGTATTATTTGGACACAAATATCTGTATTTATTTTATAAACGGAAAGTATCAATCCCTCAAAAATAAAATTTTATCTATTCCGCCTTCTAAGATAAGGCTTCCTTCAATTGTAAAGGCAGAGCTTTTATTGGGAGCATATAAGAGCAGCAAAAAGAAAGAAAATCTAAAACGGCTTGAAGTGTTTTTTAAAGAATTTGAAGTAGAGCCATTTTCGGATCAAACGGCATACACCTATGCGGATATCCGTTCAAAGCTGGAAAAAAGCAGAACCCTTATCGGGCCTAATGACTTACTTATAGCATCAATAGTTCTATATAATAACGGAACCTTGGTAACGAATAATACAAAAGAATTTAAAAGGATAAAAGCCCTAAAACTCGAAAATTGGGTTGAAGAGTGA
- a CDS encoding Rpn family recombination-promoting nuclease/putative transposase yields the protein MSTANRKYKDSVFVDLFSEDEKAKENFLSLYNALHGTNLQMSCPVENIRLDNVMYMNIINDVSCLVDNKIIVLAEHQSTINENMPLRFLEYIARLYEKLQAPTDRYLRKLSKIPTPEFYVFYNGTEDYPETTVLKLSDAFITKPEQVPLELEVKVYNINKNKGAEVLSRCKPLEEYSLFVEEVRNQTQLDPENGFTNAVKICIEKGILKEYLQRKSREVINMLVAEYDYDTDIAVQREESLRIGIQQGIQQGIEQGIKRGFSDGVIKTALAFKKMGIPIAKIAEGTGLTQAEIEKL from the coding sequence ATGAGTACGGCAAACAGAAAATATAAAGACTCGGTCTTCGTTGATCTTTTCTCGGAAGACGAAAAAGCGAAAGAAAACTTTTTATCGTTATATAACGCTTTGCACGGAACAAACCTGCAAATGTCTTGTCCTGTAGAAAATATAAGGCTCGATAATGTCATGTATATGAACATAATAAACGATGTTTCCTGTCTTGTAGACAATAAGATTATAGTTCTTGCAGAACATCAATCCACCATAAATGAAAACATGCCTCTACGCTTTTTAGAATATATAGCAAGGCTCTATGAAAAGCTTCAAGCACCGACCGACAGGTATTTAAGAAAGCTGTCAAAAATACCTACGCCTGAGTTTTACGTCTTTTACAATGGTACAGAAGACTACCCTGAAACTACAGTTCTAAAGTTATCTGACGCCTTTATTACAAAACCTGAACAGGTACCGCTGGAACTTGAGGTAAAAGTATATAACATAAATAAGAACAAGGGTGCAGAAGTATTAAGCCGCTGCAAACCGCTTGAAGAATACAGCCTCTTTGTAGAAGAGGTAAGAAATCAAACGCAACTTGATCCTGAAAACGGCTTTACCAATGCGGTAAAGATATGTATAGAAAAAGGAATCTTAAAAGAATACTTACAGAGAAAATCACGGGAGGTAATTAATATGCTAGTAGCCGAATATGATTACGATACGGATATTGCAGTACAGAGAGAAGAAAGTCTAAGAATTGGAATACAACAAGGAATACAACAGGGTATTGAACAGGGTATTAAGCGAGGCTTTTCCGATGGAGTAATAAAAACAGCTTTAGCTTTTAAGAAAATGGGTATACCGATAGCAAAAATTGCTGAGGGTACAGGGCTTACTCAAGCGGAAATAGAAAAATTATAA
- the aat gene encoding leucyl/phenylalanyl-tRNA--protein transferase, translated as MQTDFSSLSLLSSMEKKILLKRSQKDFPWLESEDFFDFNKALGEEDYIQKSQDDEVISGGNLSPGMILSAYKHSFFPWFSEEDPIIWFSPSLRFVIDKASFHIPSRLKREIKKTDFRISLNEAFDQVIENCALIKRERQKGTWITDDMLQAYRLLHKLGFAHSVEAWRGGELAGGFYGLYINEVFIGESMFSKVSGASKTVFSLFAQDFFENKKGILIDAQIPSENIKRFGGFKMLRSRYLGILNS; from the coding sequence ATGCAGACCGATTTTTCTTCATTATCGCTTTTAAGTTCTATGGAAAAAAAGATACTCTTAAAAAGAAGTCAAAAGGATTTTCCTTGGCTTGAGAGCGAGGATTTTTTTGATTTTAATAAGGCCTTGGGAGAGGAAGATTATATTCAAAAATCCCAAGATGATGAAGTCATATCGGGAGGGAACCTTTCGCCGGGGATGATTCTTTCGGCCTATAAACATTCTTTTTTTCCTTGGTTTTCCGAAGAAGACCCGATAATCTGGTTTTCTCCATCTCTGCGGTTTGTAATCGACAAGGCTTCTTTTCATATTCCGTCCCGCTTAAAAAGAGAAATAAAAAAGACGGATTTTAGGATAAGCCTAAATGAAGCCTTTGATCAGGTTATAGAAAACTGTGCCCTAATCAAACGAGAGAGGCAAAAAGGAACTTGGATCACGGATGACATGCTTCAAGCTTACAGGCTTCTTCATAAGCTGGGATTTGCCCACTCTGTAGAAGCATGGAGAGGCGGCGAATTGGCCGGAGGCTTTTACGGCCTTTATATAAACGAGGTCTTTATAGGCGAATCCATGTTCAGCAAGGTAAGCGGAGCTTCCAAAACAGTCTTCTCCCTCTTTGCCCAAGACTTCTTTGAAAACAAAAAGGGCATTTTAATAGATGCCCAAATTCCTTCCGAAAACATAAAACGCTTCGGCGGCTTTAAGATGCTGAGAAGCAGGTATCTCGGAATTTTGAATTCCTGA
- the clpA gene encoding ATP-dependent Clp protease ATP-binding subunit ClpA, whose translation MNFTVSLTVRRIFQDAVEDAKKRNHEFVTPEHLLWAIMFNPKALELFTLSGSDLGYIHDNLNTYLEKKIPVRTQNNQAEPIQTVGLQNVFERAILNCNAAEKPVIGINDIIVSLMDEEKNHCSFFMKQSGIDRLRLLQLVSSPDFYDDGKNKSAYEEAEDVREAQGLKKDSAAHSAEEKNTDKNKAQKTYLERFTVNLTEKARKGLLSPIIGREEEIERTIQILCRKQKNNPIHVGGAGVGKTAITEGLAQRITANKVPCFLKNANIYSLSLSDLLAGAKFRGDFEERLKRIVSEISKEKNAILFIDEIHTIVNANSGGGGIEAPDLLKPILANGKVRCIGATTFEEYNKYFTKDAALARRFQKIDIEEPNEEEAVKILKGLRESYENFHKVHYSDEVLESAVHLSALHIRDRFLPDKAIDLIDEAGALIKIRADKEKNENETDKKGLEETALPEVSLSDIDKIVAKTAKIPEQRISVNETEKLRHFEEILSKKIFGQDTAIEGVTKAVKRSRAGFRSKDKPVANFLFVGPTGVGKTELAKTLAEELGIPLLRFDMSEYQEKHTVSRLIGSPPGYVGFEEGGLLTSAVQKSPNAVLLLDEIEKAHADIYNILLQIMDYATLTDNQGRKAAFNNIILIMTSNAGSSNIGKPLIGFGGERISESAVDEAVEKTFTPEFRNRLDAIIKFGPLTMQVMSLIIKKEVEKIRSQLAEKEISLELEEDVIPLLAEKGYSEEFGARNAARLVEDEFVTPLTDMILFGETKKGSSVKCRIGDKLKKPYLVLNIK comes from the coding sequence ATGAATTTTACGGTAAGTCTAACTGTCAGACGCATTTTTCAAGATGCGGTTGAAGACGCAAAAAAAAGAAATCATGAATTTGTTACTCCGGAGCACCTCTTGTGGGCTATTATGTTCAATCCTAAGGCCTTGGAGCTTTTTACCCTTTCAGGTTCGGATTTAGGCTACATCCACGATAACCTAAACACCTATCTTGAAAAGAAGATTCCGGTAAGGACACAAAACAATCAGGCAGAACCGATTCAAACAGTAGGTCTGCAAAATGTTTTTGAAAGAGCGATTTTAAACTGTAATGCTGCAGAAAAGCCTGTTATCGGGATTAACGACATAATAGTAAGCCTTATGGATGAAGAAAAAAATCATTGTTCTTTTTTTATGAAGCAAAGCGGAATAGACCGCCTAAGACTCCTCCAACTGGTCAGCAGCCCCGACTTCTATGATGACGGCAAAAATAAAAGTGCCTATGAAGAAGCCGAAGATGTTCGGGAAGCTCAAGGCTTAAAAAAAGACTCTGCCGCCCATAGTGCTGAAGAAAAAAACACGGATAAAAATAAGGCACAAAAAACTTATCTTGAAAGGTTTACGGTAAATTTAACCGAAAAAGCCCGCAAGGGCCTGCTTTCTCCCATCATCGGAAGGGAAGAAGAAATAGAAAGAACTATTCAGATTTTATGCCGCAAACAAAAAAACAATCCCATTCACGTAGGAGGAGCCGGAGTCGGAAAAACGGCCATCACCGAGGGGCTTGCACAAAGAATTACCGCAAATAAGGTTCCCTGTTTTTTAAAAAACGCAAATATCTACAGCTTAAGCCTATCGGATCTGCTGGCCGGAGCAAAATTTAGAGGCGACTTTGAAGAGAGGCTTAAACGGATTGTATCCGAAATTTCAAAAGAAAAAAATGCTATTCTTTTTATAGATGAAATCCACACCATTGTAAATGCAAACTCAGGCGGAGGCGGAATTGAAGCACCTGATCTTTTAAAACCGATTTTGGCGAATGGAAAGGTTCGCTGTATCGGAGCTACAACCTTTGAAGAATATAATAAGTATTTTACAAAGGATGCAGCCCTTGCAAGGCGTTTCCAAAAAATAGATATTGAAGAGCCGAATGAAGAAGAAGCCGTTAAAATTTTAAAAGGCCTTCGCGAAAGCTACGAGAATTTTCATAAGGTGCATTACAGCGATGAGGTTTTGGAGTCGGCAGTCCATCTTTCGGCCCTTCATATCAGGGACAGGTTTTTGCCCGACAAGGCCATAGACCTTATCGACGAGGCCGGAGCCCTCATTAAGATAAGAGCCGATAAAGAAAAAAACGAAAATGAAACTGATAAAAAAGGCCTTGAGGAAACAGCTTTGCCGGAGGTAAGCCTTTCCGACATAGATAAGATAGTTGCAAAAACAGCCAAGATTCCGGAACAAAGGATTTCGGTAAACGAGACGGAAAAGCTTCGGCATTTTGAAGAAATTCTTTCAAAAAAAATCTTCGGGCAAGATACCGCCATCGAGGGCGTTACCAAGGCAGTAAAACGTTCCCGAGCCGGTTTCCGCTCTAAGGATAAGCCGGTTGCAAACTTTTTGTTTGTCGGCCCCACGGGCGTAGGCAAAACCGAGCTTGCTAAGACCCTTGCAGAAGAGCTGGGTATTCCCCTCCTCCGCTTCGACATGAGCGAATATCAGGAGAAGCACACGGTAAGCCGCCTCATAGGTTCTCCCCCCGGTTATGTAGGTTTTGAAGAGGGTGGACTTTTAACCTCTGCCGTGCAAAAAAGCCCTAATGCGGTTCTTCTATTGGACGAGATAGAAAAGGCTCATGCCGACATCTATAATATTCTCTTACAGATTATGGACTATGCTACCCTTACCGATAATCAGGGCAGAAAGGCAGCCTTTAACAATATAATTCTTATTATGACAAGCAATGCAGGCTCTTCCAATATAGGAAAGCCCTTAATCGGTTTCGGAGGAGAGCGTATTTCGGAATCGGCTGTCGATGAGGCTGTTGAAAAGACCTTTACGCCCGAATTCAGAAACCGCCTTGATGCAATCATAAAATTCGGCCCCCTTACGATGCAGGTTATGAGCCTCATCATCAAAAAAGAAGTAGAAAAAATACGCTCCCAGCTTGCCGAAAAAGAAATTTCCCTTGAGCTTGAAGAAGATGTTATTCCTCTTTTAGCCGAAAAAGGATATTCGGAAGAATTCGGAGCACGCAATGCGGCCCGCCTTGTCGAGGACGAATTTGTAACTCCCTTAACGGATATGATCCTTTTCGGGGAAACAAAGAAGGGCAGCTCAGTAAAATGCCGAATCGGGGATAAACTTAAAAAGCCCTATTTGGTATTGAACATAAAATAA
- a CDS encoding ATP-dependent Clp protease adaptor ClpS: MELKKQAQKGTIISEKFIEPENYRVILLNDDFTPMDFVVAVLISIFNKSQEEAETLMFKVHKTGQASVGIYVYDIATTKCFQVLTAAKNNNFPLQCKVEKV, translated from the coding sequence ATGGAACTAAAAAAGCAAGCCCAAAAGGGGACTATTATATCTGAAAAATTTATAGAACCGGAAAATTATAGGGTCATTCTTCTTAATGATGACTTTACCCCAATGGATTTTGTTGTGGCCGTCCTTATTTCCATATTTAATAAGTCGCAGGAAGAAGCCGAAACTTTGATGTTTAAGGTTCATAAAACGGGACAAGCTTCTGTCGGTATCTATGTATATGACATAGCAACAACAAAATGCTTTCAAGTATTAACGGCAGCAAAAAATAATAATTTTCCGCTGCAATGCAAGGTTGAAAAAGTATGA
- a CDS encoding DHH family phosphoesterase, with translation MSSNNSETKKIKPINIGRKNAVMERIFELIYNKSSFLLLGHKHADEDCFSSVVAFGLLLRKFGKTVNIFLEDNVPDNLSFFADICRYNFISFFVNDVTEVIKPDVVVILDTPKPDMIASNDDIDVFLKDKTLPKVEIDHHFAADADYSGDEDYRLTLRASSTCEIIGQMCLKLEKRPEILKKYGIHELYSRNIVLAMLTGMIGDAKMGDYLFKQRDKAFYNYFSKKFNSILHEKFNEGSQNISSVNEIVDVMEKLSDEDARIYESVMKNASYDGRVGVIILDEKQSDALSSGIDYNQFLGVIKRATDNIAEEVHGVGISAYFDPAEISDKIQLRIRASGDVKGIDVRPILNEFGIEDGGGHPGAIGFRFPKTEIKDLPGYVEKISKKIKTLIPK, from the coding sequence ATGAGCTCTAATAATTCTGAAACAAAAAAAATAAAACCTATCAATATCGGCAGAAAAAATGCGGTAATGGAAAGGATTTTTGAACTTATATATAATAAATCATCGTTTTTGCTTTTAGGGCATAAGCACGCCGATGAGGATTGTTTCTCCTCGGTTGTTGCTTTCGGCTTATTATTGCGTAAATTCGGGAAAACCGTAAATATTTTTTTAGAAGATAATGTTCCCGATAATCTTTCTTTTTTTGCGGATATTTGCAGATACAATTTTATCTCTTTCTTTGTTAATGATGTGACTGAGGTCATAAAGCCCGATGTTGTCGTTATCTTAGATACACCTAAGCCTGATATGATAGCCTCAAATGATGATATTGACGTTTTTTTAAAGGATAAAACGCTTCCTAAGGTTGAGATTGATCATCACTTTGCAGCGGATGCGGATTATTCGGGGGATGAGGATTATAGACTTACCTTGAGGGCTTCAAGCACTTGCGAGATAATAGGGCAAATGTGTTTAAAGCTTGAAAAACGCCCTGAAATTCTTAAAAAATACGGTATACATGAGTTATATTCCCGCAACATAGTTCTTGCTATGCTTACAGGTATGATTGGAGATGCAAAGATGGGGGACTATCTTTTTAAGCAGCGTGATAAGGCTTTTTATAATTATTTTTCAAAAAAGTTTAATTCTATTCTTCATGAGAAATTTAACGAAGGTTCTCAAAACATAAGTTCCGTCAATGAAATTGTGGATGTAATGGAAAAACTTTCAGATGAAGATGCAAGAATTTATGAATCGGTAATGAAAAACGCTTCTTATGATGGCCGCGTTGGTGTTATAATCTTAGATGAAAAACAGTCCGATGCTTTAAGTTCGGGGATTGATTATAATCAGTTTTTGGGTGTTATAAAGCGTGCTACAGATAATATAGCCGAAGAAGTTCATGGAGTGGGCATTTCGGCATACTTTGATCCTGCGGAAATATCCGATAAAATTCAGCTTAGAATAAGGGCTTCCGGAGATGTAAAGGGAATTGATGTAAGACCTATTTTAAACGAATTCGGTATTGAAGACGGCGGAGGCCATCCCGGTGCCATAGGCTTTAGGTTCCCCAAAACGGAAATCAAAGATCTTCCCGGTTATGTAGAAAAAATTTCTAAAAAAATTAAAACCCTCATTCCGAAATGA
- a CDS encoding epoxyqueuosine reductase QueH — translation MMPQKINYDRLMQETIKNLGSNDKTLLLHSCCAPCSSSVILKLAPFFKLTVFYYNPNIDTSEEYEKRAEEQGHLISIYNEENLSSHKIEIIKEAYDPQEFYEISQGLEDCPEGGERCMRCYLIRLKKTAERAKKDGFDFFTSTLSVSPLKNAEKLNSIGFSLESEGCRWLPSDFKKRNGYLDSINLSKKYGLYRQDYCGCKYSKR, via the coding sequence ATGATGCCTCAAAAAATAAACTATGACAGGCTGATGCAGGAGACGATAAAAAATTTAGGTTCAAATGATAAGACCTTATTGCTCCATTCCTGCTGTGCCCCTTGCAGTTCTTCCGTTATCTTAAAGCTCGCTCCTTTTTTTAAGCTTACTGTTTTCTATTATAATCCCAATATCGATACTTCTGAAGAGTACGAAAAAAGAGCGGAAGAGCAAGGGCATCTTATTTCCATATACAATGAAGAAAATCTATCATCTCACAAAATAGAAATAATCAAAGAGGCCTATGATCCGCAAGAATTCTATGAGATTTCTCAAGGTTTGGAAGATTGTCCCGAAGGGGGAGAGCGCTGTATGCGTTGTTACCTTATTCGGCTAAAAAAAACTGCCGAAAGGGCTAAAAAGGACGGTTTTGACTTTTTTACCTCAACTCTTTCGGTGAGTCCCTTAAAAAATGCGGAGAAACTTAATTCTATAGGTTTTTCCCTTGAAAGCGAAGGCTGTAGATGGCTGCCGAGCGATTTTAAAAAAAGGAACGGCTACCTTGATTCTATAAATTTAAGTAAAAAATACGGTCTTTACAGACAGGACTACTGCGGCTGCAAATACTCAAAACGATAA
- a CDS encoding glycine/sarcosine/betaine reductase component B subunit, producing MKLELGIIPINDMKFGNKTAVNGTCLEVNKAELEALIKEDPLVTGVELHIAKPGDNTRIIPVKDVLEPRCKVEGSGVCFPGFFTGEEAVVGAGKTHVLKGAAVVTTGTVVGFQEGIIDMSGPGAEYTPFSKTVNLVVDCKIQDDVTRAIKEKALRLMGLKTARYLGEAAKNVKPASVETYETLPFVEQAKQYPNLPKVGYVYMLQSQGLLHDTYYYGVDVKQILPTMMYPTEVMDGAIVSGNCVSACDKNPTYVHQNSPIIHELYKRHGKDINFMGVIVTNENVTLADKERSSNLSAKLAQMLGCDAVIVSEEGFGNPDADLIMNCRKIEEMGIKTVLVTDEYAGQDGASQSLADSNPLGNAVVSNGNANAVVKLPPMKTIIGDVKQANVIAGAWDGSLHADGTIEAEIQVITGATNELGFWNLSARGL from the coding sequence GTGAAACTTGAATTAGGTATTATCCCCATTAACGACATGAAATTTGGAAACAAAACTGCCGTTAACGGAACATGCCTTGAAGTAAACAAAGCTGAACTTGAGGCTCTTATCAAGGAAGATCCGCTTGTAACCGGTGTTGAATTGCACATTGCAAAGCCCGGTGACAATACCCGAATTATCCCTGTAAAAGATGTTCTTGAACCCCGATGCAAGGTAGAAGGCAGCGGCGTTTGCTTCCCCGGTTTCTTTACCGGCGAAGAGGCTGTTGTTGGAGCAGGTAAAACCCACGTATTGAAGGGTGCTGCTGTAGTTACAACCGGAACCGTTGTAGGTTTCCAGGAAGGTATCATCGACATGAGCGGCCCGGGTGCTGAATATACACCCTTCTCAAAGACCGTAAACCTCGTTGTTGATTGCAAGATTCAGGACGATGTTACCCGTGCTATTAAAGAAAAGGCCTTACGCCTTATGGGCTTAAAAACAGCCCGATACCTCGGAGAAGCTGCTAAAAACGTAAAACCCGCTTCTGTAGAAACCTACGAAACACTTCCCTTCGTAGAGCAGGCTAAACAATATCCCAACCTTCCCAAGGTAGGCTATGTTTACATGCTCCAGAGTCAGGGACTTTTACATGATACCTACTACTACGGTGTCGACGTAAAGCAGATTCTTCCCACCATGATGTACCCCACAGAAGTTATGGATGGTGCAATCGTAAGCGGTAACTGCGTTTCTGCATGCGATAAAAACCCGACCTATGTTCACCAGAACAGCCCCATTATCCATGAACTCTATAAGAGACACGGAAAAGACATCAACTTCATGGGCGTAATTGTTACAAACGAAAACGTTACTCTTGCAGACAAGGAAAGATCTTCTAACCTTTCAGCAAAGTTGGCTCAGATGCTCGGCTGCGATGCAGTTATCGTTTCTGAAGAAGGTTTCGGAAACCCCGATGCCGACTTGATCATGAACTGCCGCAAGATCGAAGAAATGGGTATCAAGACCGTTCTCGTAACCGACGAATATGCCGGTCAAGACGGTGCAAGTCAGTCTCTTGCTGACTCGAACCCCTTAGGAAATGCTGTAGTTTCTAACGGAAACGCAAACGCTGTTGTAAAACTTCCCCCGATGAAGACCATCATCGGAGATGTAAAACAGGCAAATGTTATTGCAGGTGCTTGGGACGGAAGTTTACATGCCGACGGAACAATCGAAGCTGAAATTCAGGTTATTACCGGTGCTACAAACGAGCTCGGATTCTGGAATCTTAGCGCAAGAGGACTATAA
- the grdB gene encoding glycine reductase complex selenoprotein B has protein sequence MSKVIVHYINQFFAGKGGEDMADYKPEVIDGTAGPGTGIQGALGDAGKIVKTIICGDNFFNEHEEEAVAFVKKVLTETKADLLIAGPGFNAGRYGMACGNAAKVAFELGIPAISGLYEENPGYDVFKAFMYTIKTGNSAVSMREAVPAIGALAKKLLTGEKICCPEKEGLLPRGVRQNYFAEERGAKRAVDMLIKKIKGEEFVTEYPMPVFDRVPPQPPVKDITKAKVALVTSGGVVPKGNPDHIEASNASHYGEYSIAGMAALSSKDSETAHGGYDPTYCNANPNRVLPVDVLRDLEKEGKIGKLHDKYYTTVGNGTAVKRAKKFAEEFVQKLVKDGVQAVILTSTUGTCTRCGATMVKEIERFLPVVHIATVVPISKTVGANRIVPAVAIPHPLGDPKMNDADEKKLRRSLVEKALKALETPISEQTVF, from the coding sequence ATGAGTAAAGTAATTGTTCATTATATCAATCAGTTCTTTGCCGGAAAGGGCGGAGAAGACATGGCTGACTACAAACCGGAGGTTATTGACGGAACAGCAGGTCCCGGTACCGGAATTCAAGGTGCTTTAGGAGATGCAGGAAAGATCGTCAAGACCATTATCTGCGGTGATAACTTTTTTAACGAGCACGAAGAAGAAGCTGTTGCATTCGTAAAAAAAGTTCTTACAGAAACAAAAGCCGACCTTCTTATTGCCGGCCCCGGATTTAACGCCGGACGATACGGTATGGCTTGCGGTAACGCAGCAAAGGTTGCCTTTGAGCTTGGTATCCCCGCTATTTCGGGTCTCTATGAAGAAAACCCCGGTTATGATGTATTCAAAGCCTTTATGTACACAATCAAGACAGGCAACTCTGCTGTAAGCATGAGAGAAGCTGTTCCTGCTATCGGAGCTTTGGCTAAAAAACTTTTGACAGGCGAAAAAATTTGCTGCCCCGAAAAAGAAGGTCTCTTACCCAGAGGCGTACGCCAAAACTACTTTGCAGAAGAAAGAGGTGCAAAGAGAGCTGTTGACATGCTCATCAAGAAGATTAAGGGTGAAGAATTCGTAACCGAATATCCGATGCCCGTATTCGACAGAGTACCTCCTCAGCCGCCCGTTAAGGATATCACCAAGGCAAAGGTTGCATTGGTAACTTCAGGCGGTGTTGTACCCAAGGGTAACCCCGACCACATTGAAGCTTCAAACGCTTCACACTACGGCGAATATTCAATCGCAGGTATGGCAGCTCTTTCATCAAAAGACAGCGAAACAGCTCACGGCGGATATGACCCGACCTATTGTAACGCAAACCCCAACCGAGTTCTTCCGGTAGACGTTTTGCGTGATCTCGAAAAAGAAGGAAAGATCGGAAAACTTCATGACAAGTACTATACAACGGTAGGAAACGGTACGGCCGTTAAGCGTGCAAAGAAATTTGCTGAAGAATTTGTTCAAAAACTTGTAAAAGACGGAGTGCAGGCTGTAATTCTTACCTCTACGTGAGGCACATGTACTCGTTGCGGTGCAACGATGGTTAAAGAAATCGAGAGATTCCTCCCGGTAGTACATATTGCAACTGTTGTTCCTATCTCAAAGACTGTTGGTGCTAACAGAATTGTGCCGGCCGTAGCTATTCCTCACCCGCTCGGTGATCCTAAAATGAACGACGCAGATGAGAAAAAACTCCGCCGATCACTTGTTGAAAAAGCATTAAAAGCTCTTGAAACACCTATTTCGGAGCAAACCGTTTTTTAA